A stretch of the Vigna radiata var. radiata cultivar VC1973A chromosome 7, Vradiata_ver6, whole genome shotgun sequence genome encodes the following:
- the LOC106767026 gene encoding geraniol 8-hydroxylase gives MFTLSTLVLLFCVLSTLICYAWLYFFKPNTQRLPPGPSGLPFLGNLLSLQPELHTYFAALAQIHGPIYKLRLGSKLAIVIASPAVAREILKDNDTVFANRDVPAAGRVATYGGFDIAWTPYGAEWRMLRKVCTVNMLSNATLDSVYDLRRNEVRKTVSYLYSRAGSAVNVGEQGFLTVMNVITSMMWGGAVEGAERETLGAEFRELVAETTQLLGKPNVSDFFPSLARFDLQGVEKEMHVLLSQFDGIFEKMIGERVKVGGKKKERKDFLQFLLDLKDSEDVDSKTPFTMTHLKAILMDMVTGGTDTSSNTIEFAMAEIMQKEEVMKRVKEELEVVVGKDNMVEESHIHKLHYLQAVMKETLRLHPVLPLLIPHSPSESTNVGGYTIPKGSRVFVNVWAIHRDPSIWERPLEFEPSRFLDGKWDFNGNDFSYFPFGSGRRICAGIAMAERTVLYLLATLIHLFDWRIPEGDKLDVSEKFGIVLKKETPLVAIPTPLFSNPHLYSL, from the exons ATGTTCACCCTCTCCACATTGGTTCTACTTTTCTGTGTCCTTTCTACACTTATTTGCTACGCATGGCTTTACTTCTTCAAACCCAACACTCAGAGGCTTCCACCGGGCCCATCCGGCCTCCCTTTCCTCGGGAACCTTCTATCTCTTCAACCGGAGCTTCACACTTACTTCGCCGCCTTGGCCCAGATCCACGGCCCAATTTACAAGCTCCGACTCGGGAGCAAGCTCGCCATCGTCATAGCTTCACCGGCCGTGGCTCGCGAGATCTTGAAAGACAACGACACTGTTTTCGCCAACCGCGACGTCCCAGCCGCCGGGAGGGTTGCCACCTACGGCGGTTTTGACATAGCGTGGACACCCTACGGAGCCGAATGGCGAATGCTGAGGAAAGTCTGCACTGTGAACATGCTGAGCAACGCCACCCTGGACTCCGTGTACGATCTGCGGCGCAACGAGGTGCGTAAAACGGTGTCGTATTTGTACAGCCGAGCGGGGAGTGCGGTGAACGTGGGGGAGCAGGGGTTTCTGACGGTGATGAATGTGATAACTAGTATGATGTGGGGCGGGGCGGTGGAAGGGGCGGAGAGGGAAACTTTGGGAGCGGAGTTCAGGGAGTTGGTGGCGGAGACGACGCAGCTTCTGGGGAAGCCGAATGTGTCGGATTTTTTTCCCAGTTTGGCGCGGTTCGATTTGCAAGGTGTGGAGAAAGAGATGCACGTGTTGTTGTCACAGTTCGATGGGATATTTGAAAAGATGATTGGTGAGCGAGTGAAGGTGGgtgggaagaagaaagaaagaaaggattTTCTGCAGTTTCTGTTGGATCTTAAGGATTCCGAAGATGTTGATTCGAAGACGCCATTCACCATGACCCACCTCAAGGCCATACTCATG GATATGGTTACAGGGGGAACAGATACATCTTCGAACACAATTGAGTTTGCAATGGCAGAAATAATGCAGAAAGAAGAGGTAATGAAGAGAGTGAAAGAAGAGTTGGAAGTGGTGGTCGGAAAAGATAACATGGTAGAAGAGTCTCATATTCATAAGTTGCATTACTTGCAAGCAGTGATGAAAGAAACTCTTCGGTTGCATCCTGTACTTCCACTTCTAATCCCACATAGCCCCAGTGAAAGCACCAATGTGGGAGGCTACACCATCCCAAAGGGTTCTCGAGTGTTCGTGAATGTTTGGGCCATTCATAGAGATCCTTCCATTTGGGAAAGACCACTGGAATTTGAGCCTTCAAGGTTCTTAGATGGAAAGTGGGATTTCAATGGCAATGACTTCAGTTATTTCCCCTTTGGATCTGGAAGAAGAATTTGTGCAGGAATAGCAATGGCTGAGAGAACAGTTCTCTATCTTCTTGCAACACTTATACACTTATTTGATTGGAGAATACCAGAAGGAGACAAGTTAGATGTATCAGAGAAATTTGGTATTGTTCTAAAAAAGGAAACACCTCTTGTTGCCATCCCCACCCCGCTCTTCTCCAACCCACACCTTTATAGtttgtaa
- the LOC106765479 gene encoding UDP-glucuronate 4-epimerase 5 — MSQVNEHHAPSTPGKLKPEKSPYIHHRLRIHSSLSKLTLWSSFFLAFILFLFILSPPSPSASPRRALGDSWGGSHWEKRVAKSARRSTSSSLTVLVTGAAGFVGTHVSLALKRRGDGVLGLDNFNRYYDPNLKRARQRLLDRAGVFIVDGDINDAVLLRKLFDVVPFTHVMHLAAQAGVRYAMQNPGSYVHSNIAGFVNLLEACKNANPQPSVVWASSSSVYGLNSKVPFSEKDRTDQPASLYAATKKAGEEIAHSYNHIYGLSITGLRFFTVYGPWGRPDMAYFFFTKDILKGKQITIFESPDGGTVARDFTYIDDIVKGCLGALDTAKKSTGSGGKKKGPAQLRIFNLGNTSPVPVSELVAILEKLLKVKAKKKVLPMPTNGDVKFTHANISLAYRDLGYRPTTDLETGLRKFVKWYLEFYSKKSSW, encoded by the coding sequence ATGTCGCAAGTGAATGAGCACCACGCGCCCTCAACGCCAGGGAAATTGAAGCCAGAAAAATCTCCGTACATCCACCACCGCCTCCGCATCCACTCCTCACTCTCCAAGCTCACTCTCTGGTCCTCCTTCTTTCTCGCAttcatcctcttcctcttcatccTCTCCCCGCCGTCTCCGTCCGCTTCCCCCCGCCGCGCCCTTGGCGACTCCTGGGGCGGCTCCCACTGGGAGAAGCGCGTCGCCAAATCCGCGCGCCGCTCCACCTCCTCCAGCCTCACTGTGCTCGTCACGGGCGCCGCGGGCTTCGTCGGCACGCACGTCTCCCTTGCCCTCAAGCGCCGCGGTGACGGCGTCCTCGGGCTCGACAACTTCAACCGCTACTACGACCCCAACCTCAAGCGCGCGCGCCAACGCCTCCTCGACCGCGCCGGCGTATTCATCGTCGATGGCGACATCAACGACGCCGTGCTCCTCCGCAAGCTCTTTGACGTCGTACCCTTCACGCACGTCATGCACTTGGCCGCGCAGGCCGGGGTCCGCTACGCGATGCAGAACCCTGGATCCTACGTTCACAGTAACATCGCAGGCTTCGTGAACCTTTTGGAGGCCTGCAAAAACGCGAACCCGCAGCCCTCTGTTGTTTGGGCCTCGTCCAGCTCTGTCTACGGGCTCAATTCGAAGGTTCCTTTCTCAGAGAAGGACCGTACAGATCAACCGGCGAGTCTCTACGCGGCGACGAAGAAGGCTGGCGAGGAAATCGCTCACAGCTATAACCATATATATGGGCTTTCCATCACTGGACTTCGGTTCTTCACGGTTTATGGGCCGTGGGGTAGGCCCGACATGGCGTATTTCTTCTTCACGAAGGATATTCTCAAGGGAAAGCAGATTACCATATTTGAGTCCCCCGATGGTGGAACTGTGGCGAGGGATTTCACCTACATTGACGATATTGTGAAGGGGTGTTTGGGGGCTCTGGATACTGCCAAGAAGAGTACTGGGAGTGGCGGGAAGAAGAAAGGGCCTGCACAATTGAGGATTTTTAATTTGGGAAATACTTCCCCTGTGCCTGTGAGTGAGCTTGTTGCGATTTTGGAGAAGCTTCTGAAGGTGAAAGCGAAGAAGAAGGTGCTTCCCATGCCAACAAATGGAGATGTGAAGTTCACTCATGCTAATATTAGTTTGGCCTACAGGGACCTTGGATACAGGCCTACCACTGATTTGGAGACCGGCCTCAGGAAGTTTGTGAAATGGTACCTTGAATTTTACTCCAAGAAGAGCTCCTGGTGA
- the LOC106768629 gene encoding maspardin, whose translation MKTVFSAPGDYVHFKSQVPLHKIPIGTKQWRYYDFGPKAVPPLICLPGTAGTADVYYKQIMSLSMKGYRVISVDIPRVWNNTEWIQAFEKFLDAIDVHHIHLYGTSLGGFLAQLFAQHRPRRVRSLVLSNTFLETRSFSAAIPWAPIVSWTPSFLLKRYVLTGIRDGPHEPFIADSVDFVVSQVETLSREDLASRLSLTTDDASVGPLLLSDSFITIMDTNDYCAIPQQLKDQLGERYPEARRAYLKTGGDFPFLSRPDEVNLHLQLHLRRVGVEARPDLVQNIPKGDLGGSPSRESNEDDSDKSHEDDRGGSENSPADYDINPTPESSGSGNLDKQPLDNSERCHLDHEHALYALPGGFKGRTNIPGTSVHFMCHIATFHLLHYISSLYIIWNYSLEFSQLV comes from the exons ATGAAAACCGTCTTTTCGGCGCCCGGTGATTACGTCCACTTCAAGTCCCAAGTCCCTCTTCACAAAATCCCA ATTGGCACTAAACAGTGGCGATATTACGATTTCGGACCAAAAGCTGTGCCTCCGCTTATATGTCTTCCCGGAACGGCTGGAACCGCTGATGTATATTATAAACAGATCATGTCATTATCCATGAAG GGTTACCGGGTCATATCTGTTGACATACCTCGTGTATGGAATAATACTGAGTGGATTCAAGCATTTGAAAAGTTCTTGGATGCTATTGATGTACACCAT ATACATCTTTATGGTACATCACTTGGAGGCTTCCTAGCCCAGCTCTTTGCACAGCATCGTCCTAGAAGAGTTCGGTCTTTAGTTCTATCAAACACATTTTTGGAGACCCGGAGTTTCTCTGCTGCAATACCATGGGCACCCAT TGTTAGTTGGACTCCTTCCTTTTTGCTCAAGCGGTATGTGTTGACAGGAATTCGAGACGGTCCCCATGAACCATTTATTGCAGATTCAGTGGACTTTGTTGTTTCTCAG GTGGAAACCCTATCTAGAGAAGATTTGGCCTCCAGATTGTCGCTGACAACAGATGATGCTTCAGTGGGACCACTCCTTCTTTCAGATTCGTTTATCACTATAATGGAT ACTAATGACTACTGTGCAATTCCTCAACAACTTAAAGATCAACTGGGTGAAAGATATCCAGAAGCAAGGCGCGCATATTTGAAAACTGGTGGAGATTTCCCATTTCTTTCTAGACCTGATGAAGTGAACTTGCATCTTCAG TTACACCTCAGGCGTGTTGGTGTTGAAGCTCGGCCAGATTTGGTTCAGAACATACCTAAGGGTGATCTTGGAGGAAGTCCTAGCAGAGAGAGTAACGAAGATGACTCTGACAAGTCCCACGAAGACGATAGAGGGGGCTCAGAGAATTCACCTGCTGATTATGACATAAATCCTACCCCAGAAAGCTCAGGATCCGGTAATTTAGACAAGCAGCCACTTGATAATTCAGAACGTTGCCACTTGGATCACGAACACGCCTTATATGCCCTTCCTGGTGGATTCAAAGGGAGAACGAACATTCCAGGAACTTCTGTACATTTCATGTGTCATATTGCTACTTTCCATCTTCTTCATTACATCAGTTCACTGTACATTATCTGGAACTATTCATTGGAATTTAGTCAACTTGTGTAA